Proteins encoded by one window of Thalassoroseus pseudoceratinae:
- a CDS encoding circularly permuted type 2 ATP-grasp protein, whose amino-acid sequence MNSPFLADQLAVGDLLSRDYKSAPGVFDDFITPEAAIRPQWKPLLDSLQGKPLRELDRRQVLVDQLVYENGVTFNVHPDSDDRIRPWALNVLPVVFAEDDWTKLQDGLAQRGRLLQLILADLYGPRTLLKRRLLPPAIVYANRNFLRPAVGMLPEAQAWMLPLYSADLARSSGGNWWVMADRTASATGCGYALENRTVISQTWPQLIQDCHVQRLASFFRKMRDTLLHLSPRNLENPHVVLLSPGPGDPYYFEDAFLARYLGYTLVEGGDLAVRDDKVWLKTLGGLMPVDVIFRRVYERQLDPLELDGTSTIGVPGLLQCVRKGTVSIANPIGSELVESPVFMAFLPQLCRELLGEELQLPSIATWWCYGAKERQYVMDHFNNLVIKPAFDPSGGEEIIVERLSEAERSQLRDRINADPAKFVAQETIVRSTAPTWRDGQLRKGHIALRSFSVRSEDTFSVMPGGLIRVSSTPDPIELSIAAGDESKDAWVLSSRSVKHESLFAKHDSEVPLERIGAALPSRVADNLYWLGRHLEQVDSSARIVRFLVDRLTVEPSFEIDLEIAAWVRVLASRGLIEPGYAVEELSHTLPSLEKILLNAVYEDEERLSLRQTVRETLRLASLVRDRVSLDTWRMVNRMEHRFRRVPEDSERDLGDVLSHLNQLVFDIASFYGLTTDSMTRGQAWRFLDIGRRIERGLQMVTLLQETLAHHTEEHVPLLQSVLDVADSSVTYRTRYLSRIRRVPVLDLLMTDESNPRSLGFQLMMLDEHINHLPKNPEQATRSAEQKSILSALHQIRMADVHELCDPRDSQSRSLNQLLLRVEQELMNLSTSLTRRYLVHSGPPRHLQEFARSTS is encoded by the coding sequence ATGAACTCGCCGTTTCTGGCAGATCAACTGGCTGTCGGAGACCTCCTGTCTCGTGATTACAAGTCGGCCCCAGGGGTGTTTGATGATTTCATCACCCCCGAAGCCGCAATACGCCCCCAGTGGAAGCCGTTACTTGACTCGCTGCAAGGCAAGCCGCTACGAGAGCTGGATCGCCGCCAGGTGTTGGTCGACCAACTGGTCTACGAGAATGGCGTCACCTTCAACGTCCATCCCGATTCCGACGATCGAATTCGACCATGGGCACTGAACGTCTTGCCCGTCGTCTTCGCAGAGGACGATTGGACAAAGCTTCAAGACGGGTTGGCCCAACGAGGGCGACTGCTCCAGCTGATTCTTGCCGACCTGTACGGCCCACGGACACTTTTGAAACGTCGCCTACTTCCGCCAGCGATTGTGTATGCCAATCGGAATTTTCTGCGTCCGGCCGTGGGAATGCTTCCGGAAGCTCAGGCGTGGATGTTGCCATTGTATTCTGCGGATCTCGCACGAAGTTCCGGCGGCAATTGGTGGGTGATGGCAGATCGGACGGCATCCGCTACCGGGTGCGGTTATGCCCTCGAAAACCGCACCGTGATCTCACAAACTTGGCCACAACTCATTCAAGATTGCCACGTGCAACGGTTAGCCTCGTTCTTCCGAAAGATGCGTGACACGCTGTTGCATCTTTCGCCGCGGAACCTGGAAAACCCGCATGTTGTGTTACTGAGCCCGGGACCAGGCGACCCCTATTATTTTGAGGATGCTTTCCTTGCGCGATACCTGGGCTACACTTTGGTCGAAGGTGGCGATCTCGCTGTGCGAGATGACAAAGTTTGGTTGAAAACGCTTGGCGGATTAATGCCCGTCGATGTCATCTTCCGCCGGGTCTATGAACGCCAACTCGATCCGTTGGAACTCGACGGAACATCGACAATCGGAGTTCCCGGGCTTCTACAGTGCGTTCGGAAAGGCACCGTCTCTATTGCGAATCCGATCGGTAGCGAATTGGTCGAATCGCCCGTGTTTATGGCGTTTCTCCCGCAGCTGTGTCGCGAGCTGTTAGGAGAAGAACTCCAACTCCCGTCCATCGCCACCTGGTGGTGCTACGGTGCTAAAGAGCGACAATATGTGATGGATCACTTCAACAATCTGGTGATCAAACCGGCTTTCGATCCCAGCGGTGGCGAAGAAATTATTGTCGAGCGTCTCAGCGAGGCGGAACGATCCCAGTTGCGAGATCGAATCAACGCCGACCCCGCAAAATTTGTGGCTCAAGAGACAATCGTTCGTTCTACCGCTCCGACGTGGCGTGATGGTCAGCTTCGCAAAGGACATATTGCGTTGCGATCATTCAGTGTTCGGTCGGAGGATACCTTTTCCGTCATGCCGGGGGGATTGATTCGGGTGTCATCCACACCGGACCCCATCGAACTCTCGATCGCCGCGGGAGACGAAAGTAAGGACGCTTGGGTTCTTTCGAGCCGATCTGTCAAACATGAGTCACTGTTCGCCAAGCATGATTCCGAAGTACCTCTCGAACGAATTGGGGCGGCACTTCCCAGTCGTGTTGCGGACAATCTGTATTGGTTGGGACGACACCTCGAACAAGTCGACAGCTCGGCCCGAATCGTGCGATTCCTTGTCGATCGTTTGACCGTCGAACCGAGCTTTGAAATCGATCTCGAGATAGCCGCCTGGGTTCGCGTGTTGGCCAGTCGAGGACTCATCGAACCCGGCTATGCCGTCGAGGAACTCAGTCACACTCTGCCCTCATTGGAGAAAATCCTTTTAAACGCGGTTTACGAAGATGAGGAGCGGCTCAGCCTGCGACAGACCGTGCGGGAAACACTCCGGCTCGCCTCACTCGTGCGGGATCGGGTGTCTCTGGATACCTGGCGGATGGTCAACAGGATGGAACACCGCTTCCGACGCGTGCCGGAGGATTCCGAGCGTGACTTGGGGGATGTTCTGAGCCACCTCAATCAACTCGTCTTCGATATCGCATCGTTTTACGGTCTCACGACCGACAGCATGACACGCGGGCAAGCCTGGAGATTCCTCGATATCGGTCGGCGAATCGAACGCGGATTGCAAATGGTGACGTTGCTCCAAGAAACCCTCGCCCACCATACCGAAGAGCATGTGCCGTTGCTGCAATCGGTATTGGATGTTGCCGATAGCTCGGTCACCTATCGGACACGATACCTGTCGAGAATCCGCCGGGTACCGGTGTTAGATCTCCTGATGACGGATGAATCCAATCCGCGTAGTTTGGGTTTTCAACTGATGATGCTTGACGAACACATCAACCATTTGCCGAAGAATCCGGAACAGGCAACGCGATCGGCGGAGCAAAAGTCGATTCTGTCGGCGTTACATCAAATTCGGATGGCCGATGTCCATGAGTTGTGTGATCCACGGGATAGTCAATCGCGTTCGCTGAACCAATTGTTGCTACGCGTTGAGCAGGAATTGATGAATCTTTCCACATCACTGACTCGGCGGTACCTCGTCCATTCCGGTCCGCCGCGTCACTTGCAAGAGTTCGCTCGGTCCACGTCTTGA
- a CDS encoding transglutaminase family protein codes for MLYQITHITRYSYPQSVSVCHNQACLTPRTSAVQTCEMSRLRLYPPPATMSERVDFFGNQIHHFSFHDGFQELTIRAQSRVRVQRPNVDASMVSPAWEDVVRETSTGNSPSAMDAFQFAFESPRVTMADKFRDYGAQTFSPQRPICDAIRELTNRVFEDFTFDAKATHVSTTIDEVFANRRGVCQDFAHVMLAILRSFGLPSRYVSGYLRTCPPPGEQRMVGADVSHAWVSIWCGQELGWIDTDPTNDVYVGNDHVTIAYGRDYSDITPVKGVYIGGGPHTLKVSVDVEPLQDPTI; via the coding sequence GTGCTGTATCAGATTACTCACATTACGCGGTACTCGTATCCGCAATCTGTTTCCGTCTGTCATAATCAGGCGTGTTTAACGCCACGCACGTCGGCGGTTCAAACTTGTGAGATGAGTCGCTTACGACTCTATCCGCCACCGGCGACGATGAGCGAGCGCGTCGATTTTTTCGGAAACCAGATTCATCATTTTTCGTTCCATGATGGATTTCAGGAATTGACGATTCGGGCTCAGAGTCGAGTCCGCGTGCAGCGACCGAATGTCGACGCTTCGATGGTTTCACCGGCGTGGGAAGACGTCGTCCGCGAAACCAGCACCGGGAATTCGCCATCGGCCATGGATGCGTTTCAATTTGCGTTTGAGTCCCCGCGCGTCACAATGGCGGATAAGTTCCGAGACTACGGTGCACAAACATTTTCTCCCCAACGCCCGATTTGTGATGCGATTCGGGAATTGACGAATCGCGTGTTCGAGGACTTCACATTCGATGCAAAGGCCACGCATGTCAGCACGACGATCGACGAGGTCTTTGCCAATCGCCGTGGCGTGTGCCAAGATTTTGCTCATGTTATGTTGGCGATCTTGCGTTCTTTCGGATTGCCGTCGCGTTACGTAAGTGGATATCTCCGAACATGTCCTCCCCCCGGCGAGCAACGCATGGTCGGAGCCGATGTTTCGCACGCTTGGGTTTCCATTTGGTGTGGTCAAGAGTTGGGCTGGATCGATACCGACCCAACCAACGATGTGTACGTTGGCAATGACCACGTGACGATCGCGTACGGCCGAGATTACAGCGACATCACACCGGTCAAAGGTGTCTACATCGGTGGCGGACCGCATACGCTCAAGGTTTCCGTAGACGTCGAACCCCTACAAGATCCAACGATTTAG